In Callospermophilus lateralis isolate mCalLat2 chromosome 18, mCalLat2.hap1, whole genome shotgun sequence, one DNA window encodes the following:
- the Plekhg2 gene encoding pleckstrin homology domain-containing family G member 2 isoform X3: MPEGARGLSLSKPCPSPSPSPGCSHRGQACECPAVGETLTAPATPAMASPRGSGSSTSLSTVGSEGDLAPGPSPACSASRPEPLPGPPIRLHLSPVEVSGSAKPSRLERVAREIVETERAYVRDLRSIVEDYLGPLMDGGVLGLSMEQVGTLFANIEDIYEFSSELLEDLEGSRSAGDIAECFVQRSEDFDIYTLYCMNYPSSLALLRELSLSPPASLWLQERQAQLRHSLPLQSFLLKPVQRILKYHLLLQELGKHWAEGPGAGGREMVEEAIVSMTAVAWYINDMKRKQEHAARLQEVQRRLGGWTGPELSAFGELVLEGAFRGGGGGGPRLRGGERLLFLFSRMLLVAKRRGPEYIYKGHIFCCNLSVSESSRDPLGFKVSDLTIPKHRHLLQAKNQEEKRLWIHCLQRLFFENHPASIPAKAKQVLLENSLHSALKSKTVPEPLTLPLGSPQPRDAGNFTPGRRNTAPSPGLSAGRRGRRQSEPMKDPYVMFPQNDKPGFKHAGSEGELYPPSELQPTVPASGPPEDLEDAGPPSLDPSGTSITEEILELLNQRGLRDPGPAIHDSPKFPRDSQVPDDSKPLTFQALPSRDSSEEEEEEEELEMDEREPSPLHVLEGLESPSAAEIPNIPSLTKIPDIPSLPEIPEVPCLPGLSDIPSVFEMPCLPSIPSVPDVPSLPSAPAPCDSWLPCPLQEPAEALALRRELFPRSNPGELGEPPSESRAGQEQEGERISFPDFQPQDVTQAQGFPDELEFRSCSEIRSAWQALEQGQLARPGFPEPLLILEDSDLGGGSRSGKAGAPHSERAASRVRELARLYSERIQQMQRAETRASANAPRRRPRVLAQPHPSPCLLQEQVEPGPRPAFGHVLVCELAFPLTCAQESVPLGPAARVQVAAPLSRLGGHLDGQSLNVSDLPERGHLGIHAPAVAPLLGQGSLQNVPALAASPLPKQEGPPAIQAPAVPAVSDQGHLEIQVPATTSLPAQRNHVDTQVPSATGLPEQGCHVNVQIPTSTAWPQHRSCSDVMVLASSPLPRQEGHLDSQNPTSILRTEQGGARVDQGSASDCVQAVNPLLTHENSLDHQIPASTALASSRHLPDTQVPGTSPLPAHGGPLDHPLPASAPLSLLQEPPDIQVPAAPPSPQPQGLTDTGDTGNQALPPSLKQAGLGNPQAPAASPLLPEHSLVDTQAPKLTPLLGQQNPLNVPILAPTPLPEQGSSRDVQSLVPTPVQTTMVLSKPGGPSMSPVARSESSDCTPPHSPPRPTRQLLGPNAAALSRYLAASYISQSLARRQGPGGEAPAGTRGPWSSSAPTSRAPSPPPQPQPPPPPARRLSYATTVSIQVGGGGRLRPAKAQVRLNHPALLAPTQESVGLRRAQGTPDAPFHT; the protein is encoded by the exons ATGCCTGAGGGAGCCCGCGGACTGAGCCTGTCCAAaccctgccccagccccagccccagccccgggtGCAGTCACAGAGGTCAAGCCTGTGAGTGCCCAGCTGTGGGTGAGACTCTGACAG CCCCTGCAACCCCCGCCATGGCTTCCCCTCGAGGTTCTGGGAGTTCCACATCCCTGAGCACTGTGGGCTCTGAGGGAGACCTGGCTCCAGGGCCCAGCCCAGCCTGCTCAGCCTCCAGGCCAGAGCCCCTGCCAGGTCCCCCCATTCGCCTGCATCTGTCACCTGTTGAGGTCTCTGGTTCGGCAAAACCCTCACGGCTGGAGCGTGTGGCCCGTGAGATTGTGGAGACAGAGCGGGCCTATGTCCGGGACTTACGCAGCATTGTGGAG GACTACCTAGGTCCCCTGATGGATGGCGGGGTCCTGGGGCTGAGCATGGAGCAGGTGGGCACCCTGTTTGCCAACATTGAGGACATCTATGAGTTCAGCAG TGAGCTCCTGGAGGACTTGGAGGGCAGCCGCAGTGCAGGGGATATTGCTGAGTGCTTCGTGCAGAGG AGTGAAGACTTTGACATCTACACATTGTACTGCATGAACTACCCCAG ctccctggccctgctccggGAGCTCTCGCTGTCTCCACCAGCATCCCTGTGGCTGCAGGAGCGCCAGGCCCAGCTTCGTCACTCACTGCCCCTGCAGAGCTTCCTGCTGAAACCCGTTCAGCGCATCCTCAAGTACCATCTGCTGTTACAG gagctaggcaagcactgggcAGAGGGCCCTGGTGCCGGAGGCCGAGAGATGGTAGAGGAAGCTATTGTGTCCATGACAGCGGTCGCCTGGTACATCAATGACATGAAGCGCAAGCAGGAACACGCAGCGCGCCTCCAG GAAGTGCAGCGGCGGCTGGGCGGCTGGACTGGCCCGGAGCTCAGTGCTTTCGGGGAGCTGGTGCTGGAGGGCGCCTTCCGAGGTGGTGGAGGGGGTGGCCCCCGGCTGCGAGGGGGTGAGCGGCTGCTCTTCCTGTTCTCACGGATGCTGCTTGTGGCCAAGCGCCGGGGGCCAGAATACATCTACAAGGGCCACATCTTC TGCTGCAACCTGAGTGtgagtgagagttctcgagacccTCTAGGGTTCAAGGTGTCTGATCTGACCATTCCCAAGCACAGGCACCTGCTCCAG GCTAAGAACCAAGAAGAGAAGAGGCTGTGGATTCACTGTCTCCAGCGCCTCTTCTTTGAGAACCACCCTGCCTCCATTCCTGCCAAG GCAAAACAAGTTCTCCTGGAGAACAGCCTGCACA GTGCTCTGAAAAGTAAGACTGTCCCAGAGCCCCTCACACTCCCACTCGGGTCTCCCCAACCTCGGGATGCTGGAAATTTCACCCCTGGCCGAAGGAATACAG CTCCATCCCCAGGGCTCTCTGCTGGTCGTCGTGGCCGCAGGCAGTCTG AGCCAATGAAGGACCCGTATGTCATGTTTCCACAGAACG ATAAGCCTGGATTCAAG CACGCTGGCAGCGAAGGGGAGCTGTATCCCCCCTCAGAATTGCAGCCAACAGTCCCAGCTTCTGGACCTCCTGAAGACCTGGAGGATGCTGGGCCCCCTTCACTGGACCCCTCTGGAACCTCAATCACTGAAGAAATCTTGGAACTGCTAAACCAGAGAGGCCTCCGGGATCCTGGG CCAGCAATCCACGACAGTCCCAAGTTCCCCAGAGACTCCCAGGTGCCAGACGACAGCAAACCACTCACATTCCAAGCCCTGCCCAGCCGGGACtcttcagaagaggaggaggaagaggaagagctgGAGATGGATGAACGGGAACCTTCTCCACTCCACGTCTTAGAGGGGCTTGAAAGTCCCAGCGCAGCTGAAATTCCCAACATTCCCAGTCTTACTAAGATTCCTGACATACCTAGCCTCCCCGAAATTCCCGAAGTTCCCTGCCTTCCTGGTCTCTCTGACATTCCTAGTGTTTTTGAAATGCCCTGCCTTCCATCCATTCCCAGTGTGCCTGATGTTCCCAGTCTCCCCAGCGCTCCTGCTCCCTGTGACTCCTGGCTCCCATGCCCTCTGCAGGAGCCAGCCGAGGCCTTAGCCCTCAGGAGAGAACTGTTCCCTAGAAGCAACCCTGGGGAGCTGGGAGAGCCTCCCTCAGAAAGCAGGGCAGGACAGgagcaggaaggagaaaggatatcattcccagatttccagccCCAGGATGTCACCCAAGCTCAGGGATTCCCAGATGAGCTGGAATTTCGCTCTTGCTCAGAAATCCGAAGTGCATGGCAGGCATTGGAGCAGGGGCAGCTGGCCCGGCCAGGCTTCCCAGAGCCACTGCTGATCCTGGAGGATTCGGATCTGGGTGGAGGCAGCAGGAGTGGGAAGGCAGGAGCCCCGCACTCAGAGCGGGCAGCGTCCCGAGTGCGAGAGCTGGCCCGGCTTTACAGTGAGCGGATCCAGCAGATGCAGCGGGCTGAGACGCGGGCATCAGCCAATGCCCCCCGCCGCCGGCCGCGAGTCCTGGCCCAACCCCATCCATCCCCATGCCTGCTCCAGGAGCAGGTTGAGCCAG GGCCCCGGCCTGCCTTTGGACATGTGCTGGTATGTGAACTGGCCTTCCCACTGACGTGTGCCCAGGAATCtgtccccctgggccctgctgccaGGGTTCAGGTGGCCGCACCTTTATCTAGACTGGGAGGCCACCTGGATGGCCAGAGTCTAAATGTTTCAGATTTGCCTGAGCGAGGCCATCTGGGCATTCATGCTCCCGCTGTTGCCCCTTTACTTGGGCAAGGAAGCCTCCAGAATGTCCCGGCTCTAGCTGCATCACCTTTGCCGAAGCAAGAAGGCCCTCCAGCCATCCAGGCCCCAGCTGTTCCAGCTGTGTCTGATCAAGGCCACCTGGAAATCCAAGTTCCAGCTACCACTTCTTTGCCTGCACAGAGAAACCATGTGGATACTCAGGTTCCTTCCGCCACCGGCCTTCCTGAGCAAGGGTGCCATGTGAACGTCCAGATTCCAACCAGCACGGCATGGCCCCAGCACAGAAGTTGCTCTGATGTCATGGTTTTAGCCAGCAGCCCTTTGCCCAGGCAAGAAGGCCACCTGGATAGCCAGAACCCCACCAGCATCCTCAGAACTGAACAGGGAGGTGCCAGGGTTGATCAGGGCTCAGCCAGTGACTGTGTCCAAGCTGTCAACCCTTTGCTGACACATGAGAACAGCTTGGACCATCAGATTCCAGCCAGCACGGCACTTGCTTCGTCACGTCACCTCCCAGACACTCAGGTTCCAGGTACCTCACCTTTGCCTGCACATGGAGGCCCCCTGGACCATCCGCTTCCTGCCAGTGCTCCGCTGTCTTTACTCCAAGAACCCCCAGACATTCAGGTTCCAGCCGCGCCCCCCTCGCCCCAGCCACAAGGCCTCACAGACACCGGGGACACCGGGAACCAGGCCCTCCCCCCTTCGCTCAAGCAGGCAGGCCTTGGGAACCCCCAGGCTCCAGCTGCTTCCCCGCTGCTTCCGGAGCACAGCCTTGTGGACACACAGGCCCCCAAACTCACCCCTTTGTTGGGGCAGCAGAACCCCCTGAATGTCCCTATTCTGGCTCCCACGCCTTTACCTGAGCAAGGAAGCTCTCGGGACGTTCAGAGCCTGGTGCCCACCCCGGTTCAGACCACCATGGTTTTATCCAAACCAGGAGGCCCTTCCATGTCTCCAGTTGCCAGGTCAGAGTCTTCAGACTGCACCCCTCCCCACAGCCCCCCGCGCCCCACACGGCAGCTCCTAGGCCCCAATGCAGCTGCCCTCTCAAGATACCTGGCCGCCTCATACATCAGCCAGAGCCTGGCTCGGCGGCAGGGGCCTGGAGGAGAGGCCCCTGCAGGCACCCGGGGTCCCTGGTCTTCCTCTGCCCCCACTTCCAGGGCACCTTCGCCgccaccccagccccagcccccaccgCCCCCAGCCAGGCGGCTGAGTTATGCCACCACTGTCAGCATccaggtggggggtggggggcggcttCGGCCAGCCAAGGCCCAGGTCAGGTTGAACCACCCTGCTCTGCTGGCCCCCACCCAGGAGTCTGTGGGCCTTCGAAGGGCCCAGGGGACTCCTGATGCCCCTTTCCACACATGA
- the Plekhg2 gene encoding pleckstrin homology domain-containing family G member 2 isoform X1 encodes MPEGARGLSLSKPCPSPSPSPGCSHRGQACECPAVGETLTAAPATPAMASPRGSGSSTSLSTVGSEGDLAPGPSPACSASRPEPLPGPPIRLHLSPVEVSGSAKPSRLERVAREIVETERAYVRDLRSIVEDYLGPLMDGGVLGLSMEQVGTLFANIEDIYEFSSELLEDLEGSRSAGDIAECFVQRSEDFDIYTLYCMNYPSSLALLRELSLSPPASLWLQERQAQLRHSLPLQSFLLKPVQRILKYHLLLQELGKHWAEGPGAGGREMVEEAIVSMTAVAWYINDMKRKQEHAARLQEVQRRLGGWTGPELSAFGELVLEGAFRGGGGGGPRLRGGERLLFLFSRMLLVAKRRGPEYIYKGHIFCCNLSVSESSRDPLGFKVSDLTIPKHRHLLQAKNQEEKRLWIHCLQRLFFENHPASIPAKAKQVLLENSLHSALKSKTVPEPLTLPLGSPQPRDAGNFTPGRRNTAPSPGLSAGRRGRRQSGKYLHLEVTPKSSESKAPDITVSSPEPMKDPYVMFPQNDKPGFKHAGSEGELYPPSELQPTVPASGPPEDLEDAGPPSLDPSGTSITEEILELLNQRGLRDPGPAIHDSPKFPRDSQVPDDSKPLTFQALPSRDSSEEEEEEEELEMDEREPSPLHVLEGLESPSAAEIPNIPSLTKIPDIPSLPEIPEVPCLPGLSDIPSVFEMPCLPSIPSVPDVPSLPSAPAPCDSWLPCPLQEPAEALALRRELFPRSNPGELGEPPSESRAGQEQEGERISFPDFQPQDVTQAQGFPDELEFRSCSEIRSAWQALEQGQLARPGFPEPLLILEDSDLGGGSRSGKAGAPHSERAASRVRELARLYSERIQQMQRAETRASANAPRRRPRVLAQPHPSPCLLQEQVEPGPRPAFGHVLVCELAFPLTCAQESVPLGPAARVQVAAPLSRLGGHLDGQSLNVSDLPERGHLGIHAPAVAPLLGQGSLQNVPALAASPLPKQEGPPAIQAPAVPAVSDQGHLEIQVPATTSLPAQRNHVDTQVPSATGLPEQGCHVNVQIPTSTAWPQHRSCSDVMVLASSPLPRQEGHLDSQNPTSILRTEQGGARVDQGSASDCVQAVNPLLTHENSLDHQIPASTALASSRHLPDTQVPGTSPLPAHGGPLDHPLPASAPLSLLQEPPDIQVPAAPPSPQPQGLTDTGDTGNQALPPSLKQAGLGNPQAPAASPLLPEHSLVDTQAPKLTPLLGQQNPLNVPILAPTPLPEQGSSRDVQSLVPTPVQTTMVLSKPGGPSMSPVARSESSDCTPPHSPPRPTRQLLGPNAAALSRYLAASYISQSLARRQGPGGEAPAGTRGPWSSSAPTSRAPSPPPQPQPPPPPARRLSYATTVSIQVGGGGRLRPAKAQVRLNHPALLAPTQESVGLRRAQGTPDAPFHT; translated from the exons ATGCCTGAGGGAGCCCGCGGACTGAGCCTGTCCAAaccctgccccagccccagccccagccccgggtGCAGTCACAGAGGTCAAGCCTGTGAGTGCCCAGCTGTGGGTGAGACTCTGACAG CAGCCCCTGCAACCCCCGCCATGGCTTCCCCTCGAGGTTCTGGGAGTTCCACATCCCTGAGCACTGTGGGCTCTGAGGGAGACCTGGCTCCAGGGCCCAGCCCAGCCTGCTCAGCCTCCAGGCCAGAGCCCCTGCCAGGTCCCCCCATTCGCCTGCATCTGTCACCTGTTGAGGTCTCTGGTTCGGCAAAACCCTCACGGCTGGAGCGTGTGGCCCGTGAGATTGTGGAGACAGAGCGGGCCTATGTCCGGGACTTACGCAGCATTGTGGAG GACTACCTAGGTCCCCTGATGGATGGCGGGGTCCTGGGGCTGAGCATGGAGCAGGTGGGCACCCTGTTTGCCAACATTGAGGACATCTATGAGTTCAGCAG TGAGCTCCTGGAGGACTTGGAGGGCAGCCGCAGTGCAGGGGATATTGCTGAGTGCTTCGTGCAGAGG AGTGAAGACTTTGACATCTACACATTGTACTGCATGAACTACCCCAG ctccctggccctgctccggGAGCTCTCGCTGTCTCCACCAGCATCCCTGTGGCTGCAGGAGCGCCAGGCCCAGCTTCGTCACTCACTGCCCCTGCAGAGCTTCCTGCTGAAACCCGTTCAGCGCATCCTCAAGTACCATCTGCTGTTACAG gagctaggcaagcactgggcAGAGGGCCCTGGTGCCGGAGGCCGAGAGATGGTAGAGGAAGCTATTGTGTCCATGACAGCGGTCGCCTGGTACATCAATGACATGAAGCGCAAGCAGGAACACGCAGCGCGCCTCCAG GAAGTGCAGCGGCGGCTGGGCGGCTGGACTGGCCCGGAGCTCAGTGCTTTCGGGGAGCTGGTGCTGGAGGGCGCCTTCCGAGGTGGTGGAGGGGGTGGCCCCCGGCTGCGAGGGGGTGAGCGGCTGCTCTTCCTGTTCTCACGGATGCTGCTTGTGGCCAAGCGCCGGGGGCCAGAATACATCTACAAGGGCCACATCTTC TGCTGCAACCTGAGTGtgagtgagagttctcgagacccTCTAGGGTTCAAGGTGTCTGATCTGACCATTCCCAAGCACAGGCACCTGCTCCAG GCTAAGAACCAAGAAGAGAAGAGGCTGTGGATTCACTGTCTCCAGCGCCTCTTCTTTGAGAACCACCCTGCCTCCATTCCTGCCAAG GCAAAACAAGTTCTCCTGGAGAACAGCCTGCACA GTGCTCTGAAAAGTAAGACTGTCCCAGAGCCCCTCACACTCCCACTCGGGTCTCCCCAACCTCGGGATGCTGGAAATTTCACCCCTGGCCGAAGGAATACAG CTCCATCCCCAGGGCTCTCTGCTGGTCGTCGTGGCCGCAGGCAGTCTGGTAAGTACCTCCACCTAGAGGTGACCCCGAAATCCAGTGAGAGTAAGGCTCCTGATATCACTGTATCCTCCCCAGAGCCAATGAAGGACCCGTATGTCATGTTTCCACAGAACG ATAAGCCTGGATTCAAG CACGCTGGCAGCGAAGGGGAGCTGTATCCCCCCTCAGAATTGCAGCCAACAGTCCCAGCTTCTGGACCTCCTGAAGACCTGGAGGATGCTGGGCCCCCTTCACTGGACCCCTCTGGAACCTCAATCACTGAAGAAATCTTGGAACTGCTAAACCAGAGAGGCCTCCGGGATCCTGGG CCAGCAATCCACGACAGTCCCAAGTTCCCCAGAGACTCCCAGGTGCCAGACGACAGCAAACCACTCACATTCCAAGCCCTGCCCAGCCGGGACtcttcagaagaggaggaggaagaggaagagctgGAGATGGATGAACGGGAACCTTCTCCACTCCACGTCTTAGAGGGGCTTGAAAGTCCCAGCGCAGCTGAAATTCCCAACATTCCCAGTCTTACTAAGATTCCTGACATACCTAGCCTCCCCGAAATTCCCGAAGTTCCCTGCCTTCCTGGTCTCTCTGACATTCCTAGTGTTTTTGAAATGCCCTGCCTTCCATCCATTCCCAGTGTGCCTGATGTTCCCAGTCTCCCCAGCGCTCCTGCTCCCTGTGACTCCTGGCTCCCATGCCCTCTGCAGGAGCCAGCCGAGGCCTTAGCCCTCAGGAGAGAACTGTTCCCTAGAAGCAACCCTGGGGAGCTGGGAGAGCCTCCCTCAGAAAGCAGGGCAGGACAGgagcaggaaggagaaaggatatcattcccagatttccagccCCAGGATGTCACCCAAGCTCAGGGATTCCCAGATGAGCTGGAATTTCGCTCTTGCTCAGAAATCCGAAGTGCATGGCAGGCATTGGAGCAGGGGCAGCTGGCCCGGCCAGGCTTCCCAGAGCCACTGCTGATCCTGGAGGATTCGGATCTGGGTGGAGGCAGCAGGAGTGGGAAGGCAGGAGCCCCGCACTCAGAGCGGGCAGCGTCCCGAGTGCGAGAGCTGGCCCGGCTTTACAGTGAGCGGATCCAGCAGATGCAGCGGGCTGAGACGCGGGCATCAGCCAATGCCCCCCGCCGCCGGCCGCGAGTCCTGGCCCAACCCCATCCATCCCCATGCCTGCTCCAGGAGCAGGTTGAGCCAG GGCCCCGGCCTGCCTTTGGACATGTGCTGGTATGTGAACTGGCCTTCCCACTGACGTGTGCCCAGGAATCtgtccccctgggccctgctgccaGGGTTCAGGTGGCCGCACCTTTATCTAGACTGGGAGGCCACCTGGATGGCCAGAGTCTAAATGTTTCAGATTTGCCTGAGCGAGGCCATCTGGGCATTCATGCTCCCGCTGTTGCCCCTTTACTTGGGCAAGGAAGCCTCCAGAATGTCCCGGCTCTAGCTGCATCACCTTTGCCGAAGCAAGAAGGCCCTCCAGCCATCCAGGCCCCAGCTGTTCCAGCTGTGTCTGATCAAGGCCACCTGGAAATCCAAGTTCCAGCTACCACTTCTTTGCCTGCACAGAGAAACCATGTGGATACTCAGGTTCCTTCCGCCACCGGCCTTCCTGAGCAAGGGTGCCATGTGAACGTCCAGATTCCAACCAGCACGGCATGGCCCCAGCACAGAAGTTGCTCTGATGTCATGGTTTTAGCCAGCAGCCCTTTGCCCAGGCAAGAAGGCCACCTGGATAGCCAGAACCCCACCAGCATCCTCAGAACTGAACAGGGAGGTGCCAGGGTTGATCAGGGCTCAGCCAGTGACTGTGTCCAAGCTGTCAACCCTTTGCTGACACATGAGAACAGCTTGGACCATCAGATTCCAGCCAGCACGGCACTTGCTTCGTCACGTCACCTCCCAGACACTCAGGTTCCAGGTACCTCACCTTTGCCTGCACATGGAGGCCCCCTGGACCATCCGCTTCCTGCCAGTGCTCCGCTGTCTTTACTCCAAGAACCCCCAGACATTCAGGTTCCAGCCGCGCCCCCCTCGCCCCAGCCACAAGGCCTCACAGACACCGGGGACACCGGGAACCAGGCCCTCCCCCCTTCGCTCAAGCAGGCAGGCCTTGGGAACCCCCAGGCTCCAGCTGCTTCCCCGCTGCTTCCGGAGCACAGCCTTGTGGACACACAGGCCCCCAAACTCACCCCTTTGTTGGGGCAGCAGAACCCCCTGAATGTCCCTATTCTGGCTCCCACGCCTTTACCTGAGCAAGGAAGCTCTCGGGACGTTCAGAGCCTGGTGCCCACCCCGGTTCAGACCACCATGGTTTTATCCAAACCAGGAGGCCCTTCCATGTCTCCAGTTGCCAGGTCAGAGTCTTCAGACTGCACCCCTCCCCACAGCCCCCCGCGCCCCACACGGCAGCTCCTAGGCCCCAATGCAGCTGCCCTCTCAAGATACCTGGCCGCCTCATACATCAGCCAGAGCCTGGCTCGGCGGCAGGGGCCTGGAGGAGAGGCCCCTGCAGGCACCCGGGGTCCCTGGTCTTCCTCTGCCCCCACTTCCAGGGCACCTTCGCCgccaccccagccccagcccccaccgCCCCCAGCCAGGCGGCTGAGTTATGCCACCACTGTCAGCATccaggtggggggtggggggcggcttCGGCCAGCCAAGGCCCAGGTCAGGTTGAACCACCCTGCTCTGCTGGCCCCCACCCAGGAGTCTGTGGGCCTTCGAAGGGCCCAGGGGACTCCTGATGCCCCTTTCCACACATGA